A window of Chitinophaga sp. MM2321 contains these coding sequences:
- a CDS encoding gliding motility-associated C-terminal domain-containing protein gives MRSPVKRPLLSLILLLLVTVTCVLISAPAKAGNVRATIFTTSSTCLNDTVFYVIPAPAGIDSVKWYFGDPVSAEKDSSIALRAFHVYKNTGTYTNTLITWRNGIADTTIQTITIVTPVIWDLGPQDTTLCEGNTMILNAPVIPGATYLWQDSSTATSILVDTSVTYKVKINGCLIPDSVNVFYTPIPTIDLGPDLILCTGEQIALDATAQNCTYEWNTGNTEPTQDVRTTGTYQVRVFPEGCAEIDDEINITFRGAPYPFSLGPDTLLCPGETITLAPVVPEATAWLWSDRSTRPTISVNYEANIWALVEINNYCSVVDTIFVNFNRLRNIDLGNDTTICKGSFLVLDANFGNGQYLWQDQSDQATYYVTKSGKYYVHAQIGRCESTDTIQVAYNDTLRVNLGPDTLLCKNEIYQLRPTGAGGGLFKWQDSTSVPVFTVSQPGIYSMMAYNACGKTVDSVVVRYHDCACTVHFPTAFTPNGDGRNDYFRPIYRCPIQQYTLSIYNRWGERVFFTTDPQIGWTGRVYGKLVDLATYVWIVDYKEVDTGIAVHKTGTITVIY, from the coding sequence ATGAGAAGCCCTGTAAAACGTCCCTTATTATCACTTATATTATTGCTGCTGGTCACTGTGACCTGTGTGCTGATCTCCGCTCCTGCTAAGGCCGGCAATGTACGTGCAACTATATTTACCACCTCCTCTACCTGTTTGAATGATACGGTATTTTATGTGATCCCTGCGCCTGCCGGTATTGATTCTGTAAAGTGGTACTTTGGAGATCCGGTATCCGCTGAAAAAGATTCTTCTATAGCCCTCCGTGCTTTTCATGTTTATAAAAATACAGGCACTTATACCAACACGCTGATCACCTGGCGCAATGGTATTGCTGATACCACGATCCAGACCATCACGATAGTAACGCCTGTTATTTGGGATCTTGGTCCGCAGGACACCACTCTTTGTGAAGGCAATACCATGATACTGAATGCGCCTGTTATTCCCGGCGCTACCTATCTGTGGCAGGATAGTTCCACGGCCACTTCCATCCTGGTAGATACTTCTGTTACCTATAAAGTAAAGATCAACGGGTGCCTGATACCGGATTCGGTGAATGTTTTTTATACGCCCATTCCTACTATTGACCTGGGTCCTGACCTGATCCTGTGTACCGGTGAACAGATTGCACTGGACGCCACCGCACAGAACTGTACGTATGAATGGAATACGGGCAACACCGAACCAACCCAGGATGTACGCACCACCGGCACTTACCAGGTGCGGGTATTCCCGGAAGGATGCGCAGAAATTGATGATGAGATCAACATCACTTTCAGGGGCGCGCCTTACCCGTTTTCATTGGGACCGGATACTTTACTCTGCCCCGGGGAAACCATTACCCTGGCGCCGGTAGTACCCGAAGCCACCGCCTGGCTGTGGAGCGACCGCTCTACCCGACCAACGATTTCGGTCAACTATGAAGCAAACATATGGGCATTGGTGGAGATCAATAACTACTGTAGTGTGGTGGATACGATATTCGTCAACTTCAACCGCCTGCGCAACATCGATCTTGGCAACGATACCACTATCTGTAAAGGCAGCTTCCTGGTGCTTGACGCCAATTTCGGAAATGGTCAGTACCTGTGGCAGGATCAATCAGACCAGGCCACCTATTACGTAACCAAATCAGGCAAGTATTACGTACATGCACAGATCGGGCGTTGCGAATCGACTGATACCATACAAGTAGCATATAATGATACCCTGCGTGTAAACCTGGGACCGGATACGCTGTTATGCAAAAATGAAATTTATCAGCTTCGTCCTACGGGCGCCGGTGGCGGCCTTTTCAAGTGGCAGGACAGCACCAGCGTACCGGTATTTACCGTGTCGCAACCGGGTATTTATTCCATGATGGCGTACAATGCCTGTGGCAAAACGGTTGACTCGGTGGTGGTGCGTTATCACGATTGTGCGTGTACCGTTCATTTTCCAACGGCATTTACACCGAACGGGGATGGCAGGAATGATTACTTCCGGCCGATATACAGGTGTCCTATTCAGCAGTATACGCTGAGTATTTATAACCGTTGGGGAGAAAGGGTGTTTTTCACAACAGATCCGCAGATAGGCTGGACAGGCCGCGTTTATGGCAAGCTGGTTGATCTGGCCACCTATGTTTGGATTGTGGATTATAAAGAAGTAGATACCGGTATAGCCGTGCATAAAACCGGTACGATCACTGTCATTTACTGA
- the lipB gene encoding lipoyl(octanoyl) transferase LipB, which yields MEKQQIVVKDLGIMDYQQAWDYQEQLLKENVQLKSQAVDQWPKPTTNYLLFCEHPPVYTIGKSGHMENLLLDEAQLASRGIGFVPTNRGGDITFHGPGQVVGYPIIDLENFFTDIGKYLRSLEEVIIRTLADYGVKGDRSKGETGVWLDPHDKGAARKICAMGVRCSRWVTMHGFALNVNTPMDYFSNIIPCGIVDKKVASLNQEVGHEVPVEEVKAKLSKYFAEVFDCYIL from the coding sequence ATGGAAAAGCAACAGATAGTCGTAAAAGATCTTGGCATTATGGATTACCAGCAGGCATGGGATTACCAGGAGCAACTGCTGAAAGAAAATGTGCAATTGAAATCGCAGGCTGTAGACCAGTGGCCTAAACCCACTACCAATTACCTGTTGTTTTGTGAGCATCCGCCGGTATACACCATCGGCAAAAGCGGGCATATGGAAAATCTCCTGCTGGATGAAGCACAGCTGGCCTCGCGCGGTATCGGCTTTGTGCCTACCAATCGAGGCGGTGATATTACTTTTCATGGCCCCGGACAGGTTGTCGGTTATCCTATTATCGATCTGGAGAATTTTTTTACAGATATCGGCAAATATTTACGCAGCCTGGAAGAAGTGATCATCCGCACCCTGGCAGATTATGGTGTGAAAGGGGATCGTTCAAAAGGCGAAACCGGCGTATGGCTGGACCCGCATGATAAAGGGGCCGCCCGCAAGATTTGTGCGATGGGCGTACGTTGCAGCCGTTGGGTAACCATGCATGGATTTGCCCTGAATGTAAACACGCCGATGGATTATTTCAGCAACATCATTCCCTGTGGTATCGTTGATAAAAAAGTAGCCTCCCTCAACCAGGAAGTTGGGCACGAGGTACCGGTGGAAGAAGTAAAAGCAAAGCTGAGTAAGTATTTTGCAGAAGTATTCGACTGTTACATTTTGTAG
- a CDS encoding RluA family pseudouridine synthase, whose product MAEELLELEDELENGDGSEELYEKINMVVDKGQEPIRIDKFLTNRIEGATRNKVQNALDAELVLVNDKPVKSNYKIRPLDRIVVFSNKNPESTAVLPEELPLNIVFEDEDIMIVDKPAGMVVHPGCGNYTGTLVNGLSWYLGDKTQATEPTIPRFGLVHRIDKNTTGLLVIAKSEKAMTDLAKQFFDHTVHRRYIALVWGDFEEDEGTIVAHVGRHQRFRKIMDAYPDGEYGKEAITHYRVLERFNYVTLVECRLETGRTHQIRVHMRHTGHALFNDDTYGGNRIIKGTIFTKYKQFVENCFEIMPRHALHAQQLGFIHPRTREQMYFESTLPPDFTSVLEKWRRYTVARPLEEE is encoded by the coding sequence ATGGCTGAAGAATTGCTGGAACTGGAAGATGAGCTGGAAAACGGGGATGGCAGTGAAGAACTGTACGAGAAAATTAATATGGTGGTTGACAAAGGTCAGGAACCCATTCGTATTGATAAATTCCTCACGAACCGTATTGAAGGCGCCACCCGCAATAAAGTGCAAAACGCCCTGGATGCTGAACTGGTGCTGGTTAACGACAAGCCCGTCAAATCCAATTACAAGATCCGTCCGCTGGACCGGATTGTGGTGTTTTCCAACAAAAACCCGGAGAGTACTGCTGTATTACCGGAAGAACTGCCGCTGAATATTGTGTTTGAAGATGAGGATATCATGATCGTTGATAAACCTGCCGGTATGGTGGTTCATCCTGGTTGTGGTAATTACACCGGTACGCTGGTGAATGGCCTTTCCTGGTACCTGGGAGATAAAACACAGGCAACAGAACCCACGATACCGCGTTTCGGACTGGTACACCGTATCGACAAAAACACGACGGGTTTGCTGGTCATTGCCAAGTCTGAAAAAGCCATGACAGATCTGGCCAAACAGTTTTTTGATCATACCGTACACCGCAGATATATAGCCCTGGTATGGGGAGATTTTGAGGAAGATGAAGGCACCATAGTAGCCCACGTAGGTCGCCACCAACGATTCCGCAAGATTATGGATGCATACCCCGATGGTGAATATGGTAAAGAAGCCATCACCCACTACCGCGTGCTGGAACGTTTTAACTATGTAACCCTGGTGGAATGCAGGCTGGAAACCGGCCGTACTCACCAGATCCGCGTGCATATGCGACATACCGGACACGCACTCTTTAATGACGATACTTATGGTGGTAACCGCATTATAAAAGGAACCATCTTCACCAAATACAAACAGTTTGTGGAAAACTGTTTCGAAATTATGCCGCGCCATGCCCTGCATGCACAGCAACTTGGATTCATACATCCCCGTACCAGGGAACAGATGTACTTCGAAAGTACACTGCCGCCCGATTTTACCAGCGTCCTGGAAAAATGGCGGAGATATACCGTGGCAAGACCATTGGAAGAAGAATAA
- a CDS encoding sigma-70 family RNA polymerase sigma factor — protein sequence MEYSATYTEAELVQGLRARDQKVFGYLYDHYSPVLYGVIVKVLNDNSSGGDVLQEVFLKIWRHIDQYNEDKGRLFTWMLNIARNTAIDILRSKSHKLEQKIQNITDDVHSINGPLTVHQSIDHLGFSKVLEKLTKEQRILIDLAYYKGCTQEEISRVLEIPLGTVKTRMRNAITQLRNILNK from the coding sequence TTGGAATATTCTGCTACATATACAGAAGCTGAACTGGTACAAGGGCTGAGAGCCCGTGACCAGAAGGTTTTCGGCTACTTATATGATCATTACTCACCTGTTTTGTATGGTGTGATCGTAAAAGTGTTGAATGACAACAGCTCAGGCGGCGATGTATTACAGGAGGTTTTTCTGAAAATATGGCGACATATCGACCAATACAATGAAGATAAAGGACGGCTTTTTACCTGGATGCTCAATATTGCAAGGAATACCGCAATAGATATCCTTCGTTCGAAATCTCATAAACTGGAACAGAAAATCCAAAATATTACAGACGACGTACATTCAATCAACGGTCCGTTAACCGTTCACCAATCTATCGACCATCTTGGCTTTTCCAAGGTATTGGAGAAGCTGACGAAAGAACAACGTATCCTCATCGATTTGGCGTATTATAAAGGTTGTACCCAGGAAGAAATTTCCAGGGTGCTGGAGATTCCTTTGGGTACTGTGAAAACAAGGATGCGTAATGCGATTACACAATTGAGAAATATTTTAAACAAATAA
- a CDS encoding pyridoxal-phosphate dependent enzyme, producing MITYDHITLDAFSTSWLPDTIQAAMLRLDKSDTAVSGNKWFKLKYNLEEAKRQGKDHLLTFGGAYSNHIAATAVACKLAGLACTGVIRGERPAVLSHTLQQASDNGMQLLFVSRSDYRQKEKSPLFKELADPVYIIPEGGHNALGAKGCEEILSIFPTADFTHILCAVGTGTTLAGLINSAQPPQQVLGIAVLKGAAYLEKEVAALLHATVPDWRILHNYHGGGYAKTSPELIDFINTFHKETGIPTDIIYTGKLVMAFRELTQQGYFPDESKVLLIHTGGLQGNLSLPPGVLSL from the coding sequence ATGATTACCTACGATCATATCACTTTAGATGCTTTTTCCACCAGCTGGCTGCCTGATACCATTCAGGCGGCCATGCTTCGGTTGGATAAATCAGATACAGCGGTTTCAGGTAATAAATGGTTTAAGCTAAAATATAATTTAGAGGAAGCGAAGCGGCAGGGAAAAGATCACCTCCTCACTTTTGGTGGCGCCTATTCCAATCATATTGCGGCAACAGCCGTTGCCTGCAAACTGGCCGGACTGGCATGCACCGGTGTGATCCGGGGAGAAAGGCCCGCCGTTTTAAGTCATACCCTGCAACAGGCTTCGGATAACGGAATGCAGTTGCTTTTTGTAAGCCGTTCGGATTACAGGCAAAAGGAAAAAAGCCCGCTTTTCAAAGAACTGGCTGATCCTGTTTATATTATTCCCGAAGGAGGCCACAATGCCCTTGGTGCAAAAGGTTGTGAAGAAATATTATCCATCTTCCCCACAGCTGATTTCACACATATCCTTTGTGCCGTTGGTACCGGTACTACGCTGGCAGGGCTGATCAACAGTGCACAGCCCCCGCAGCAGGTACTGGGTATTGCCGTATTAAAAGGTGCGGCGTACCTCGAAAAAGAGGTGGCGGCGCTGTTACACGCTACGGTGCCTGACTGGCGCATCCTGCATAATTACCACGGTGGCGGTTATGCTAAAACATCTCCGGAACTTATAGATTTTATCAATACCTTTCATAAAGAAACAGGGATCCCCACCGATATTATTTACACCGGAAAATTAGTCATGGCATTCCGTGAATTGACGCAGCAGGGCTACTTTCCGGACGAGAGCAAAGTATTGTTAATACATACCGGCGGCCTGCAGGGCAATCTTTCCCTGCCTCCCGGCGTTCTGTCCCTATAA
- a CDS encoding alpha-L-fucosidase: MKRLLVLGACAMQLFTTAKAQQKTNPEDIKEKMQWFTDAKLGIFIHWGIYSVNGVDESWSFHNKKISYPDYMQQLKGFTASNYNPQAWADLIKESGARYAVMTTKHHDGVALWDSKYSKLDVANSTPAKRDVLTPLYAALRRDSIKCGAYFSLIDWSHNDYPQFLKDSNRYDIKAQPARWQRFLKFYEGQMAEVMTKFNPDLWWFDGDWEHSAEEWEAEKMRKMLTTHNPNTIINGRLQGYGDYDTPEQNFPVTRPHYHWWELCMTINNNWGWQPQDTNWKTPYEIITIFVDAVSNGGNLLLDIGPKADGSIPEEEVHVLKELGAWNKKNGEAIFNTIGGIPLGHFYGPTTLSKDSSTLYLFLPGKTSGQVALKGLSNKIEDITVVGNGTKLTHKVVGKISWSPVPGLVYIDVPENVQDKYVTVLKVKLDKAVKLYRGKGGFLTNE, encoded by the coding sequence ATGAAAAGATTATTAGTGCTGGGAGCCTGTGCCATGCAGCTTTTTACAACCGCAAAAGCGCAACAGAAAACCAATCCGGAAGACATCAAAGAAAAAATGCAGTGGTTTACAGATGCCAAACTCGGCATCTTCATCCATTGGGGCATTTATTCAGTAAACGGCGTGGATGAATCGTGGTCTTTCCACAACAAAAAAATCTCTTACCCTGATTACATGCAACAGCTGAAAGGCTTTACTGCAAGTAATTACAACCCGCAGGCATGGGCCGATCTGATCAAAGAATCCGGCGCCCGGTATGCGGTCATGACCACCAAACACCACGACGGTGTGGCTTTGTGGGACAGTAAGTACAGTAAACTCGACGTTGCTAACAGTACACCCGCAAAGAGAGACGTGCTCACACCCCTCTACGCTGCGTTGCGCCGCGATAGTATCAAATGTGGTGCCTATTTTTCCTTGATTGACTGGAGTCATAACGATTATCCCCAGTTCCTCAAAGACAGCAACCGCTATGATATCAAGGCCCAGCCTGCAAGATGGCAACGCTTCCTGAAGTTTTACGAAGGACAGATGGCGGAAGTGATGACTAAGTTCAACCCCGACCTGTGGTGGTTTGACGGCGACTGGGAACATTCTGCTGAAGAATGGGAAGCAGAAAAAATGCGGAAGATGCTGACCACGCATAACCCCAACACCATTATCAATGGCCGTTTACAGGGTTATGGCGATTACGACACGCCGGAACAAAACTTCCCGGTTACCCGCCCGCATTACCACTGGTGGGAACTGTGTATGACCATCAACAATAACTGGGGCTGGCAGCCACAGGACACCAACTGGAAAACGCCTTACGAGATCATCACCATCTTTGTGGATGCAGTCAGCAATGGAGGCAACCTCCTCCTGGACATTGGCCCCAAAGCGGATGGCAGCATTCCGGAAGAAGAAGTACACGTGCTGAAAGAACTGGGCGCCTGGAATAAGAAGAATGGGGAAGCTATTTTCAATACCATCGGCGGTATTCCGTTAGGCCACTTCTATGGCCCTACTACCCTCTCCAAAGATTCCAGTACCCTCTACCTGTTCCTGCCCGGTAAAACCAGCGGCCAGGTAGCTCTGAAAGGACTGAGTAACAAAATTGAAGACATCACGGTAGTGGGCAACGGCACCAAGCTGACACATAAAGTGGTCGGCAAAATTTCCTGGAGCCCCGTACCCGGTCTGGTATACATCGATGTTCCTGAAAACGTACAGGACAAATATGTAACCGTGCTGAAAGTGAAGCTGGATAAGGCTGTGAAGCTGTATCGCGGCAAAGGAGGTTTTCTGACGAATGAATAG
- a CDS encoding anti-sigma factor: protein MDAQYFISSGLIELYVAGMANEQEVRELEAAMRQFPEVAAEVESFRHSMEEYVRLQGMQPATDIRADLFNQINNEESDVQEGTLPDENGHQPGIVSMKASSLPSWKWLAAASAVLLIGSLILNYIFFNRYKEFRDYKDKYQSLLLSQNSILSKSDLYKTRVEQMQESMNILEDPNTMKVKMPGTKPFPEALATVYWNQDSKQVYLKVNNLPQPAADKQYQLWAIVDGKPVDMGVFEMGDTATLLQKMKVTGKAQMFAVTLEKKGGAVSPTMEQMYVAGKIPG from the coding sequence GTGGACGCACAATACTTCATATCGTCCGGGCTGATTGAGCTCTATGTGGCAGGCATGGCTAACGAACAGGAAGTTCGGGAGCTGGAAGCTGCTATGCGCCAATTCCCGGAAGTAGCTGCGGAAGTGGAATCTTTCCGGCACAGTATGGAGGAATATGTGCGCTTGCAGGGGATGCAGCCGGCAACAGACATCAGAGCAGATCTGTTTAACCAGATTAATAATGAAGAATCTGATGTGCAGGAAGGCACATTGCCCGATGAAAACGGGCATCAACCCGGCATCGTATCCATGAAAGCATCCAGTCTTCCATCCTGGAAGTGGCTGGCCGCCGCCTCCGCTGTGCTGCTGATAGGGAGCCTCATTTTGAATTATATTTTCTTTAACCGGTATAAAGAATTCAGGGATTACAAAGACAAATACCAATCTTTACTCCTTTCCCAAAATTCGATTTTGTCAAAGAGCGATCTTTACAAAACCCGTGTAGAGCAAATGCAGGAGTCCATGAATATCCTCGAGGACCCCAATACCATGAAGGTGAAGATGCCCGGTACCAAACCATTCCCCGAAGCATTAGCCACTGTATACTGGAATCAGGACAGCAAACAGGTATACCTGAAAGTAAATAACCTGCCGCAACCTGCCGCAGACAAACAATACCAGCTGTGGGCAATCGTTGATGGCAAACCTGTTGATATGGGTGTGTTTGAAATGGGTGATACCGCTACACTGTTGCAGAAAATGAAAGTAACCGGTAAAGCACAGATGTTTGCCGTTACCCTGGAAAAGAAAGGCGGTGCCGTTTCTCCAACAATGGAACAGATGTATGTAGCCGGGAAAATACCCGGTTGA